From a single Paraburkholderia youngii genomic region:
- a CDS encoding extensin family protein: MTRERQNFAPNNYVKIHVWQPAALSLYGEAIKRIDHIGSYVCRNVNHAADGRLSEHAYAK; encoded by the coding sequence TTGACCCGGGAACGTCAAAACTTCGCCCCCAATAACTATGTAAAGATTCACGTCTGGCAACCGGCAGCGCTTTCGCTCTACGGTGAAGCCATTAAGCGCATTGATCACATCGGCAGCTACGTTTGCCGCAACGTTAATCACGCGGCGGATGGGCGCTTGAGCGAACACGCCTACGCCAAATGA